DNA sequence from the Leptospira limi genome:
AGCGGCCAATGTGTTATGGACTGTGAAAAAAGACCAAAAAGAAGCAGCAGGTGAAACCATCCTTCCTGAAGAAGAATCCACATTCAAAAAACCAATTTTGGATGATTATGAAAAAAAATCGTCTGCAGTGTACAGTTCTGCTAGGTTATGGGATGATGGAATCATCGATCCTGCTGACACTCGCAACATTTTGGGTAGGGCATTGTCTGTTCTCAGTAGAAGAAAAGAAGAAAGAAAACCATTCGGTGTCTTTAGAATGTAATTTTTTTCCTTTTCATTTCTTTTTAAGGAGCCAACGTACATCAAATGGTCATTCACGAAACGTCTTCCAATCAGGTAGTTGTCATCACCATTGAAGGTGAAGTCGATTTGTACAATGCAAAAGAATTGAAAGACATTCTGGATGACAAAATGCGCAAACACCAATACGAGATTGTTGTGAATTTGGAAAAGGTTCCGTTTATGGACAGTTCTGGAATAGGAACCCTCGTAACTGCGATGTACAAATTAAAAAAATACCATGGTAATTTAAAAGTATGTAGTGTGCATGGTTCTGTTGCAAAAGTGTTTAAGATGACTGGAATGGAAAGTCACTTGGAAGTGTTTGAAACCGAAGAGATGGCAGTCACTTCTATGATCAACGAACGTAACACTCATTCGGATTAGGGTAATAACAATCCCTGTTTTACCTTTTCCATTACCTCTTTCCCTTCGAATAATTCTAAAAGATACAAAGCAAATTCAAAAGCAGATCCAGGCCCTACACTCGTATGGATGTGTTTATACGACTCAATTCGTTTTCCTGTATACTTTCCGCCGGCTCCACTCACCAAATCCTCAGGCGATGGAAACGCAGTATATGGATTTTCTCCCGACAGAATCTGAAACTTTCGTAAAACAGCAGGAGCAGCACAAATGGCACCAATTGTTTTTTTCAATTGGTGGAAGGAATGCAATAGTGTTTCGATTTCAGGTTCTGCCATAAGGTTCTTTGTGCCGTTAAGACCTCCTGGTAGAACAATGGCATCAAAATCATTGGGATTAATTTCTGAAAAAGTTTTGTCTGCCAGGTGAATTGTATGACGCGATGCAATCACTGGTTCTTTCGATTTGCTAATCGAGACAACGTTTACGTTTCCTCGGCGCAGGACATCAATCAAAATGATTGCTTCCATTTCTTCAAAACCAGGGCATAGTGGAATTAAAACCTGAGTTGCCATACAATGACTTGTTTGGCTTGTTACAAAATGTTCAAGTTTTTTATGAAAAAACGATTCCAAGAAATGGGAACTTTCCCCCCGTTTCTGGGGTCTGATAGAATAGGAGAGAGTGTTCATTGTCTATGACTGAGAAAAAAACGAATCCTTTACGATATATAGCCATTGCGTTTAGCTTTTTATTACTTGGGACATTTTTGTCTCCCATATTGACGTGTGGAAATTCAAACGAGAACCCGTTACAACTCAAAGCAGATGGTGGAGAAAAATTATCACCAGCTCAAACCCAAGCAGTTGCTCTCGAAGATGCGTTCCAAGAAGTGTTTGATCGAGTTTCCCCCAGTGTTGTTTCCATTGCAACGGAAGGGACCGTGAATGTTCCACTCCACCCGTTTGAATATTTTTTTGGAAGACAAGATCCAAGAAGGAGTTCACGCCAACAAAAACTTTCAGGGCTTGGTTCTGGAATTGTTTTAAACGAAGATGGTTATATTATGACCAACCATCACGTGATCCAAAACATGGATAAATTCACTGTTAGGTTAAAAAACAAAAAAGAATTCGAAGCAAAATTGATTGGTTCTGATTCCACAGCAGACATTGCGATTTTAAAAATTAGTGCATCAAAAGGAAGTCTCACTCCAAGTTTGATTGGTGATTCTAGTAAAGTGAAAGTGGGGAACTGGGCGATTGCCATTGGTGCTCCACTCGGACTCGAACAATCCTTTACTGTTGGTGTCGTTTCTGCGATCCAACGCGGAGGACTTGATACATCTGGACTTTCCTACATCCAAACGGATGCAGCCATCAACCAAGGGAATAGCGGAGGACCACTGCTCAATATCCGAGGCGAAGTTGTGGGGATCAATCGTATGATTGTGAGCCAATCAGGTGGATCAGAAGGGATTGGATTTGCCATTCCGATCAACGAAGCAAGAAGGGTTGCCGAAGAGATCAAAACCAATGGAAAGGTCACCAGGGCTTGGATTGGAGCAGGTGTTGACAATATTGCAGAAGAAGACATCCGCCAGTTCCAATTAAAAGACAACAAAGGGGCCATCATCCGCCAAATTGTGAAAGGATCCCCAGCAGATAAAGCAGGACTCACATTAAATGATGTCATCATCAGTTTTGATGGAAAACCTGTCCGTTCCCCAGAAGAATTGGTAAGTTTTGTATTAGCATCTCCGATTGGCAAACGTATGGAGCTAAAAATCATTCGAAATAAAAATGAAATCTTGACGTCCATCACTCCAGAGAAGAAACCCAATTGAGGTGAGTTTACGAGAAGATTGGATGCAAGCGGGCGAAGAAGAACCAAACCTTCGCCCCACAAAACTGTCTGAGTTCATTGGACAAAAAGAGGTTCTGGCCAATCTATCGGTATATGTTGAGGCGGCTCGCAAACGAAAGAGCCCACTCGACCATGTTCTCATTTCGGGGCCACCTGGACTTGGGAAAACCACCCTCGCGAATATCATAGCCAACGAACTGGCAGTTGCGTTTACTCCCACCTCGGCACCGGCCATTTCGAAGGGTGCTGATTTGGTTCGGTTTCTTACCTTACTCAAAACAAATGAAGTCCTTTTCATCGATGAAATCCATGGGTTTATCAAAAAACAGGAAGAACTTTTATACCCTGCAATGGAGAACTTTTTTGTGGATTTGGTTGTGGGAGAAGGTGTTACCGCCAATGCCTTACAAATCCAACTCCAACCGTTTACCTTAGTGGGTGCCACAACGAGGTCTGGGCTTGTCAGCGATCCTTTAAAATCAAGGTTTGGCATCCATCTCAAACTTGATTTTTACACAGATGAAGAAATGCAAATCATCGTAGATCGTTCGGCAAAATTACTAGGAGTGAACCTCGGCGAAGGTGTGGCGATGGAAGTGGGAAAACGCAGTCGAAAAACCCCAAGGATAGCCAACCATCTCTTAAAACGAGTTCGGGATTTTGCAGAAGTAAACAATGAAACGTCTGTTAGCTTAAAGACATGTCGTTATGCATTTGAGCGTATGGGTGTGGACCATTTGGGACTTGATGCCGTCGACAGGCAAATTCTTGATATTCTCATTTCCCGTTACGGGGGTGGACCTGTCGGGATCAAACCAATTGCCGTTGTCCTAGGGGAAGAAGAACGAACCATCGAAGATACCTATGAACCTTTCCTTGTGCGTGTGGGTCTCATTGACCGGACTCCGCAAGGTCGTGTGGCTACGAAAAAAGCTTACGAACATTTAGGACTTCCTTATATTGGAAATACGGGAGAAAATCGTGAAAATGGCCCCACTCTCTTTTGATTTCCGATTACCCGAAAAAGAAGAAGGGGAAAAACGTCTCTTTTTTGCATTCACATTTGTGATCTTACTTGCGTCCTTTTTTTTAGCTCACCTCATCACGAGGAATATGTTATGGAAGATGTGGGCAGAAGAACAAACTCTCGAAAACCTAAGTCCCAAAGAACAAGAAAAAATATACGAAGTATTAGTAGAACAACAGTTCATCAATCCCGATAAAAAAGATGAATACAAAGCCTTGTCTAATAAGGATTCGGCGGGTGGCGGAGGGATCACCGAGAAACAAGGGTTTCATACATTAACCCAATTCCATGAATTCATTATGGGAAGTGCCACTTCCACTCCAAGTAAAACACAACCAAAATCAGAAGAATCCAAGGAAGACGAACTTTTTGAATTTGGTATTTTTAAAGCAGACCCAAAAACCAATTCCAATTCTGAGGAACGTCCGAACCAAGCTGCAAACGCTGGTCAGATGACAAAAATTCCATTTAACTATCGTTTCCAACAAGATTTTTTATTTCGTTGGGATGGAGCAAAAGCTCTCACCATTCCTACCAAACAATTAGCAGGTTATTATTATTTCAAAAATATGTTAAAACGGATAGAAGAATCCTTTGCTCCTCCCGGTGGTGGAAATTATGCCTATCGTGATATGGCAGGAATTGTTGCCAGAGAAGGAATTAAGGAAGGAGAAACTAAAGTATTGTTTATGTTAAGTGAACAAGGACAAGTTTTGGATGTTCGTTTGGTTTCTTCTCAAGGACAAGTTGTTGTCGACCAAGCATGTTTAGATTCGATACGAGGTCAAAACTTTGGTCCCGTCCCAGAAGAAGTGAAGGCCAAAGGATTAATCTTTGGCATCAATTTTATTTTTCCTGGGATGCGTTATTACCGCTAAGGATTATTCATTCAGTAAGGTACAACCATATTCTTTGGATTGGAATTTTGCTGTATTGGTTCTACCCAGACCTTTTACTGTCACCAATTGATTTTCTTTGTCTAATTTGAATTCACTGATGGGAACCCACTGTCTTGCAAAATCATGGCACTGTTCTTCTGATAACTCCATCACAAAGTAACAACTACAGTATTCTTTTGAGTAAAAACTGGAGATGATGGATGGAAAACTCGATAAGTGTTTCCAATTCCATTGTGACCAAAACAAAACAATTAAAAAGAATAATGCTAAGAAAATTGAAATTTTACGTTTCATAAGATTACCGAATCACTGATTCCTTGATCAATTTTAAAAATTCATTTTTGATAAACGCTTTTTCGCGGTCATCACCAAACCGAACTACTACGAGGTCTAAACTTGGAATTACATACATCATTTGACCCCAATGTCCAAGAGCAGCGAAGGTATCTTTTGGAGCATCAGGCCAAGGCTCATGGATACCTCGATCAGGAACTCCCGTATTGGCATACCAATGTGCAGTATAATTATCCTGTGATAAATCATCTGAATAGGGAGTTGTTTTATAACCAGGGGAAGGTGTCCTTGTGAATGTTAACCAACCTTCTGGCAAAAATCTCTCTCCATTCCACACACCATCGTTTAAATACAGGTATCCAATTTTGGCAAGATCCCTTGCTGTCATATAGAGATAAGAAGAACCTACATACGTTCCAGAAGCATCTCTTTCAAATGTTACATTAGAAATTCCAAGTGGTTTGAATATTTTTTCAAAGGGAAGTTTGTCATATTCTTCTTTGCCATATACTTTCTTCAATATCGCAGAAAGGATATTGGTATCACAACTGGAGTAATATACTTGTGTACCTGGTTCGGCGCGGAGGGGAAGGTTGGCACAAAAACTCCCCATGTCTTGTCGGCCCCTCGTATACAACATGGCAATCACAGAAGATTTGAGTGGACCACTTTCATACCCTTCTTCTGCAGCAAGACCGGAAGACATATTTAAAAGATGACGGATGGTGATTTTTTTATGGGCTTCGTCTCTACTGAGTGGTTCATAATGATAATATCCAGGGTCATCTAACTTGATCAGTCCATCTTTGACGGCAATTCCATACATTGTTTGTAAAATACTTTTTGAGACTGACCAAGTTAGGTGAAGTTTGTCTTCCTTAAAATTGCGTGCATATTTTTCATAAATGAGTTTTCCATTCCGAAGGATGACAACGGCATCAGTTCGTCTACCTTTTCTGTCTGTTTCATCACCAGTTCGGGCAAATGCATACTCTTCAACTAATTTGAGTTTTGCGGAAGAAACACCAACTGATTCAGGAGTGACAATTTTCCAATTTGGATTTGGCCATTCAGGTTTGATACGTTTGGGGAGGGGAGATACATTTACTTCTCCACCAAAGGGAGAAAGGTCTTTACTACATTGGATTGTAAAAAGAACAAAAAATAGAATCAGAATTTGTTTCATAGAATTCCTAACGTTCATTCGAAAGAGAATTCTAAGCAGATAAAACTAGTTTGCAAAGGAAAAAAGAGGAATGTTATACTTTTTCTGCGTACCCCTTTAGTTTTTGTACCATAGAAAATAGTCCATTCCGTCTTGAGATCGATAAAAACTTTGCAAGACCAACTTCTTCTATAAATCCAAGTGAGGCATTCGCTATATCTTCTGGACTTTGTCCTGAAAATACTCGTATTAGAATCGCAATCAGTCCTTTCGTAAGTGCCGTATCACTATCTGCATCAAACTCTAATTTCCCTTCAGTCAGTTTTGGTGCAACCCAAACCCGAGATTGGCATCCCGGTACTAAATATTCTTCTGTTCTTTTTTCATCAGGAAACTTTGGTAGTTCCTCACCTAACTCGATAAGGTATTGGAATTTTTCTTCCCAATCAGTCAGTTCCGAAAACTCAGAGATGATTTCTTTTTGGATATCTTCAATGTTTTGTTTCATCATTAGAACTTCCTTTTGGGATATCAGCGAATTTTTCTTTTTTTCTCATGTAGAACTGGTTAAAACCAGAGCGGGATAAATTTTTAATTTCGACTCTATTGACTGTAGCGACTGTTAGTTCGTATAAATCTTCATTTTTATGAAAGAAATAATCCATTCGGAGTTTTTCTTCCAATGAGTACTCAACATTTTCCCAGATGAGTTTTTTCTCCTCGAAATTGACAAACAGACATTCAGGTGGTTTTGAAAGCACATAACAAAATTCACCAGGTTTTGGGACTCCTTTGTAAAAAAGTCCACAGCCAATACTTGTTAAAAAACTGAAAACAACACCTAATAAGTGTAACTTGGACAAAAATGGTTTCATTCTTTTTTATCCAAATTTAGATCCAGTTTTGTTTTAAGGCCTGGTTTTTCTTTGATGAATTGGGAAATTAAGATTGGGATTTCTGTATTTTTTTTGCCAGTGGCAATGTAAAATTCTTCTAACAAATCAATTCCTTTCTGCGATAAATTTTGCAAGTGGAAGATAGTAGCCTCTGTGATGATGGAAGTTTCAGTGATCATATCAGGATTATTGGTTTTAGCTTGTCTGAGTAATGACAAAGCTCCCACATAATCTTTTTTATAATATTTACCAAGACCCCGTAAGAAGTTTTCCTCTCTCGGAGAAAATTGAATTCCCAATTTAAAATTTGGATCTTTTGTAATGGTGATTAAATGATCGAGACCACTTGCATCACCTGCAAGCATCGTATTAAAGGTTAACAACCATATGTAAACAGTTTGTAGTTCGGGAGATAATTTTGAACGATCGACGTTTCCATATTCTCCTACTAAAACTTGAGGACGTTTGACACTCCGATGAGTTTCTCCGAGGAATAACAACACTCGGTTGTTTTCCCAGTCCGTAAAGGGAGAGGAGGAATAGGCTTCCGCAGTCCTTGCATTCCAAAAGATAGAGTCTAATGTCGATTCGGCGAGAACGGAACTTCCTATGAATTCACGAAATGGAGATCCTAGATGTAAGATCAAACTATCGTGGTCAAATTGGATTCCCAATCGATTTAAATTCCAAAACAAACTCCTTGCGATCAAATGAAAGGCGACAGGATCGGTTGGGTCTTTTTCTGAGTAGTTGGTTGCGATTGTTTGGAAATCTTCTATCTCTTTTTCTTTGAGATTCCCTGATTTCCAGAGTTCGATTGTTTTTTCTTTGGTTTTTTCTGCTCTGACACTTTGGTCTTTGGCAAAAAGAAAATAAATTTCTTTTCTATAGGTAAACCCTAAAGTGGAGAGGCCAAGCGCTAAAACCAATAAAAATAGCGGTGCCTTTGATTTCTTCTTTCTATGCGGTTCGTACCGGGAGTAAATCGCCATCGTTTGTTCCCATTTTTTTTTGCCCTCCCCACTTGACACGGCTTTTTCTTTGTGATTTAGTGAGAAGGGTATGGAAGATGATTTTTTAGATGATGACGAATTCGATGCAGATAGCCTAAACGAAGACGTTGTAACGTATGCTTGTGAGGACTGCGACCATCGTTGGGAAGCCGAAGGTGAGGATGAATACCTCGATTCATGGGAATTGATCTGCCCTATGTGCGGATCAGCCAATATCACCGAACTTTAAATTGACTTTTACCCATTCTCTTTTTTGTATTTTGGTCGTTCCGTCCATTTTGTGGAGCGACTCTTCTCAATTTTCGACTTTGTATTCAGAATTCAAAAAAGGAAATTATTCTCTCGTATCCAAACAATCGCTCCAATACTTAAATGGACGAGAACCCGAAAAAGATCCTCGGATTTTTTTTCTTTATGTTTCTACAGAAGAAAACTGGTCAAAACTCAAATCCAATTTAAGTAAGGAAAACTCACCTAACTTTAGATTATCGCCACATTATTGGAATGCAGTTTATTTGTTTATGGAGAGAGCTTTGGTGTTTGGAGAATCTGATTTACTCATAGAATG
Encoded proteins:
- a CDS encoding DJ-1 family glyoxalase III, yielding MATQVLIPLCPGFEEMEAIILIDVLRRGNVNVVSISKSKEPVIASRHTIHLADKTFSEINPNDFDAIVLPGGLNGTKNLMAEPEIETLLHSFHQLKKTIGAICAAPAVLRKFQILSGENPYTAFPSPEDLVSGAGGKYTGKRIESYKHIHTSVGPGSAFEFALYLLELFEGKEVMEKVKQGLLLP
- a CDS encoding SufE family protein, coding for MKQNIEDIQKEIISEFSELTDWEEKFQYLIELGEELPKFPDEKRTEEYLVPGCQSRVWVAPKLTEGKLEFDADSDTALTKGLIAILIRVFSGQSPEDIANASLGFIEEVGLAKFLSISRRNGLFSMVQKLKGYAEKV
- a CDS encoding TonB family protein, producing the protein MAPLSFDFRLPEKEEGEKRLFFAFTFVILLASFFLAHLITRNMLWKMWAEEQTLENLSPKEQEKIYEVLVEQQFINPDKKDEYKALSNKDSAGGGGITEKQGFHTLTQFHEFIMGSATSTPSKTQPKSEESKEDELFEFGIFKADPKTNSNSEERPNQAANAGQMTKIPFNYRFQQDFLFRWDGAKALTIPTKQLAGYYYFKNMLKRIEESFAPPGGGNYAYRDMAGIVAREGIKEGETKVLFMLSEQGQVLDVRLVSSQGQVVVDQACLDSIRGQNFGPVPEEVKAKGLIFGINFIFPGMRYYR
- a CDS encoding serine hydrolase domain-containing protein, with product MKQILILFFVLFTIQCSKDLSPFGGEVNVSPLPKRIKPEWPNPNWKIVTPESVGVSSAKLKLVEEYAFARTGDETDRKGRRTDAVVILRNGKLIYEKYARNFKEDKLHLTWSVSKSILQTMYGIAVKDGLIKLDDPGYYHYEPLSRDEAHKKITIRHLLNMSSGLAAEEGYESGPLKSSVIAMLYTRGRQDMGSFCANLPLRAEPGTQVYYSSCDTNILSAILKKVYGKEEYDKLPFEKIFKPLGISNVTFERDASGTYVGSSYLYMTARDLAKIGYLYLNDGVWNGERFLPEGWLTFTRTPSPGYKTTPYSDDLSQDNYTAHWYANTGVPDRGIHEPWPDAPKDTFAALGHWGQMMYVIPSLDLVVVRFGDDREKAFIKNEFLKLIKESVIR
- a CDS encoding LIC12806 family lipoprotein, whose translation is MKPFLSKLHLLGVVFSFLTSIGCGLFYKGVPKPGEFCYVLSKPPECLFVNFEEKKLIWENVEYSLEEKLRMDYFFHKNEDLYELTVATVNRVEIKNLSRSGFNQFYMRKKEKFADIPKGSSNDETKH
- the ruvB gene encoding Holliday junction branch migration DNA helicase RuvB, which codes for MQAGEEEPNLRPTKLSEFIGQKEVLANLSVYVEAARKRKSPLDHVLISGPPGLGKTTLANIIANELAVAFTPTSAPAISKGADLVRFLTLLKTNEVLFIDEIHGFIKKQEELLYPAMENFFVDLVVGEGVTANALQIQLQPFTLVGATTRSGLVSDPLKSRFGIHLKLDFYTDEEMQIIVDRSAKLLGVNLGEGVAMEVGKRSRKTPRIANHLLKRVRDFAEVNNETSVSLKTCRYAFERMGVDHLGLDAVDRQILDILISRYGGGPVGIKPIAVVLGEEERTIEDTYEPFLVRVGLIDRTPQGRVATKKAYEHLGLPYIGNTGENRENGPTLF
- a CDS encoding trypsin-like peptidase domain-containing protein, with translation MTEKKTNPLRYIAIAFSFLLLGTFLSPILTCGNSNENPLQLKADGGEKLSPAQTQAVALEDAFQEVFDRVSPSVVSIATEGTVNVPLHPFEYFFGRQDPRRSSRQQKLSGLGSGIVLNEDGYIMTNHHVIQNMDKFTVRLKNKKEFEAKLIGSDSTADIAILKISASKGSLTPSLIGDSSKVKVGNWAIAIGAPLGLEQSFTVGVVSAIQRGGLDTSGLSYIQTDAAINQGNSGGPLLNIRGEVVGINRMIVSQSGGSEGIGFAIPINEARRVAEEIKTNGKVTRAWIGAGVDNIAEEDIRQFQLKDNKGAIIRQIVKGSPADKAGLTLNDVIISFDGKPVRSPEELVSFVLASPIGKRMELKIIRNKNEILTSITPEKKPN
- a CDS encoding tetratricopeptide repeat protein, whose protein sequence is MWSDSSQFSTLYSEFKKGNYSLVSKQSLQYLNGREPEKDPRIFFLYVSTEENWSKLKSNLSKENSPNFRLSPHYWNAVYLFMERALVFGESDLLIEWGKDFQKNGKQSPKYNDALLLYGLGLMDLKNESEAKKVFSEIESNSPSKHILVQLEEIKTVGK
- a CDS encoding STAS domain-containing protein, which codes for MVIHETSSNQVVVITIEGEVDLYNAKELKDILDDKMRKHQYEIVVNLEKVPFMDSSGIGTLVTAMYKLKKYHGNLKVCSVHGSVAKVFKMTGMESHLEVFETEEMAVTSMINERNTHSD